Genomic segment of Sander vitreus isolate 19-12246 chromosome 17, sanVit1, whole genome shotgun sequence:
AAAAGTGCAGAAAATACAGAGGCAATGCTACAGTAGGCTATTACATAACAATAACAGCATGCTCCACGCCTTGCAACATTGATACAACGTTTTAGCTAAGGTTGCAAAAGTAATAACGTATTTGACCCTTGTCAGAAGTGGTTTGGCACGGTctcttgttttatgttgttaTGTAAGTTTCATCTGAATTGTTCAACTTTGGACTGATTTAACTTGACTGTAAAAAGTACTGGAGAGCAGTTTGAACAAAGTGCCCAACAACAATTTTATTGAAACTTAAATTTGAACAACTATCAATGAAGTTTTGAATTTTCAGTAATTTCTATGggatatttgtatttttaggaAAACTTTCttacatgtacatacatattTCATTGCAGGACACAATGGACTGGTGGCAGTGAGTCCATGCATATGTTTCCCAACACCTACATTATATGGTTCAGCAACTGGGTAAAGGTGATGTGCatttggcgtgtgtgtgtgtgtgtgtgtgtgtgtgtgtgtgtgtgtgtgtgtgtgtgtgtgtgtgtgtgtgtaggctgccTATCTTCAAAAGGGAGGACTGAAGACAGCGGTCTTGGAGCGTAGACATGTGCTTGGAGGAGCAGCTGTTACAGAGGAAATCTTTCCTGGTAGGGTGGCCTCTGGCTGGGATACAATCCTGGCTCAACCCACGTCATAAAGGGTCGGTTCACTCAAATTtaactacaaaaacaaaacaaaaaaaacaactattttatTGCTCACCCCTAGTTGCATCTCAATGGACACTGTATACAGGGAATTACTAACAAGTAGTCCATTAAGATGGTAACACTGTGTTCTGTGAATtatttggacacacacacacacacacacatgcgcgcacacacacacacacacacatatttctgTAATTTGGGTAAACAGACCCTTAGGTTGTGGAGGAGGTTTCATTTTTGTAGACTGCTAGCAAATGTGCTACAAGGGGTTGAATGAATGTTGCATAATCAGCGGGGGTTACACACTGTTTTGTAATTAttaatttttacttttacaagTTTCTAACTAAAAACACGGTGTTAACATGTGTTTTATCAAGTGATGCTTAAAAGGAATGTATTATTTTGTCCTTGTTAGAGTAACAATACTCTTGTGTGCAGGTTTCCTCTTCTCCAGGTGTTCCTATTTGCTAAGCTTATTAAGACCCCACATATGTGCAGACTTGGAGCTCAAGGTAAACATAGCAAAGTTGTAAAATATATTAATTCAGCTCATTATGAGAAGGCTTAAAGTAGTTGGTCttcattttttgttaacatatttttttagaaaCATGGGCTAAAGGTGTATTTGAGGGATCCCCATGCTTTCACCCCCTTGTTGGAGGAGGGGGTGAGCGGTGCCCCACCAAGATCTCTCACCCTGGGCTCAGATATGGCCATGAACCAAATGGAAATTGGCAAGTTCTCACAGAAGGACGCTAAGGTGATTGTAGCATTATGATAGCCATAGTAAATGGTTGACTGTATTGTGCATGTTTCTGCATTTTAAACTTTAGTGCAGATTTAAGCTCTTGTCACAGTAGAACTGAAAAAGTTCTTCATTGTCCCTCCACCAGTATAAAATTCAAATTATTCCAGCCTTTTTTCTTATACAATATCCAATATCCTCATCTTCACCCCATTCTTTGACATGTACCCAGGCCTTTCCAGATTTTGTTGCACACCTTGAGAAGCTAGCAGGAGCTATCCAACCTCTTTTGGATGCTTCTCCTGTCGACATTCCCGGTGTTACCACTGGATCACTGAGGAAGAGGCTGGCTGCAGCTAAAACACTGATGCCTATTGTCAAATGTGGTGCGTTGGTGGCTGTGTGTTTGAGAAATTACCTtttatattttctcattttgttttgcaATAACTGAGTCATGGTGTTATGTTTTTGAATTTAAAGGTCTGAAACTGGGCAGAAACATTCCAGATTTTTATGAGATTATAACTGCCCCAATAATGAAGGTTTGTTACAGCTTCCACTAAGTTTGgcattcatttctgttttctattGACTGCATCGTGACTAACTCGGTTTTGGGGTTGTAGATTCTCAATCGGTGGTTTGAGTCGGAGCCACTGAGAGCAACACTGGCTACTGATGCTGTGATAGGAGCCATGACCAGTCCAAGTAATCCTGGTAGTGGGTGAGACACATTTTATGATACCCTGTGGCACCGGTAACTACAGGTTTAACCACATTGAATTAAACACTGACTTTGCCTTGAAGGTATGTGCTCTTGCACCATGTAATGGGAGAGTTGGAGAAGGAGAAGGGAGCATGGGGTTATGTGGAGGGAGGCATGGGAGGCGTGTCTCAGGCTATTGCCAGCTCTGCTCGATCCTACGGTGTAGACATTTTCACTGAGAAGGTAATATGGTTTTGATTAATATACTGATTTTGatgcaatttattttttggAAACTATATTCTAGCATTTGAATTTTGGTCCTTATGCATAAACATGTATCCTTGGCAGGATGTAGGACAGGTCTTGGTTGGTTCAGATGGTGCTGCCAAGGGTGTGGTGCTAAAGGATGGCACAGAGATCCACAGTAAAGTTGTTTTATCAAATGCTACCCCACATGTTACCTTCAAAAACCTCACACCACAGGTAATATGGAGAAATAAACACTATATGTAATCATGGCACCAGACAATATTATTTATTCTGGCTTCCTGTTTTCATTGTAGGCTGCCCTTTCTCCAGAGTTCATCAGAGCCGTAGATCAAATAGACTACACTTCACCTGTGACCAAGATCAATGGTAAATCCGTTCTGTTTCTGTCATACTAATTGATCTTatatgcaatatatatatatatatatatatatatatatatatatatatatatatatatatatatatatatatatatatatatatatatatatatatatatattcattagCTGATAGCTCTTGTGTtttgaccatagactgtatggttTGACTGCTAAAATAAAAGGAAGATATCAATTGTATCCAAAAGGTGCTGACTgtcaaaataatataaaatcttCCCACTCCTGAGATACAGTAGAGACCTTTTTCTCTTTAAAGCTGCCTCAGAGCATGATTATGTTTACTTTCACAGTAAAGCGTGaattatgcttctgcgttaaatctaccgTGTCTacatacgtaggtacgtggagacacggactCTACGTCATAGTCTGACGTGCGATGCaagtcgctcggccgtggctcaGTAGCGTTGCATTttcccctactcatttcctggttctccttctccataaacaacatgaaatcaaggagagagttaacttttcctgctccagatttcctaccgtggtcagaaagcacaggggagacacacacatgccgaccctgctattctcttaaagagattgacgcacacaccaacgcacaagtataaacttaaggccacttacataggctatggcgaaagctctgcgtggagcctctgcagaacCATATATCACGCTTAAGCCTTAAAAGAaaccaaatttaaaatatatcacTTAGGCTACTATAGCTGCAGGGCAAATTGTCTTATCTCTGTGCAAACATTGTTTCTCTAGCcacatgtttaatatgtttaaatGAAACCCGACATTCTTTAGTCATacgtctgtttttgtttgtgttgaaccACTACGTACACACTTTGAAAGCTGCAAAGAAGTGGGAAATTGTAAGGCAGACTTGGCAATAAGCCACAAACAGATGTAGTGTATCAAGAGGGATCAGCTCTTATTCGTTCACTATTGAGTACTgtcagtatttttacagtgtgagaTTAGGTCACCGCCTAAGCTCTTGTTACTCTAAACACAAGTTTCAAAGTTTGGGGTATTATAAAGCACACAAAACTAAGAAGATGTTTAGTGTTCTTCAGCTTCTTGCGTGGTGCCAGTTGTCGCTCCTACTTGTTAATTACAGTAGAGCCTgatctttagggctttattactcAGGAAGTCTTTACGCCCAACTGATCTTTTAAAGTGCATACAGTGCAATGCTTCTTAGACTTAACGATAGTCAGCAGTGTTAGGCGCAACATATTCCTTGCACTGAGAGTTTCCTTAAttgtagtcttgctttgccagaccctcctccaaagtgcactggaggagagtctggctactccacatagcattcggggatgggaggaaaacgtgctttggtttattggcatttctttaaaccaatcacaatcatcttgggcggtgctaagcattggagaaaagctgcggtgcagctgcaaaataggctcggaaggaacttgttttggtggaatatgtgtatgtttaaaagttgttttagtcatgcaacagaaaactcagattggacagatagtctagctagctgtctggatttaccttgcagagatctgagaaaaggttaaccatagtcctcataaatcgaccagagtttaaaatgccaacacaaagtaaGCCCAAGGCAGCGGATATCTGGTCTAAATGAGTAcaatccggcggattttccggcagcaacggagcaatcctggaagtggaacgtcaaggatatagactaccctaATTGTAATTCACATATTTAAGTAAGATGAAACTTAAGCACACACTATAGAAAAATAtaaatggatttaaaaaaaagacagagtgtACGCTGATTCCATGTAATTTTCTTTGTTGTGatccgttttattttttttacagtggcaGTGGACAAGCTACCAAACTTTCTAGCATCTCCCACACCAGATGATAAACCTGGACCCCACCATCAGTGCTCCATTCATCTCAACTGTGAAAGCGTGGTGCTCCTGGAGACTGCATACAAGGAGGCCATAAATGGACGTCCCTCAGCAAGGTACATCTTCAGACTTCCAAGTGAACACTTTAACACAACACTTTTTCCTCAAATAAGATTCAACAATACATTCAGCAACCAAATTGTCCCGCTGGTTAGCTGACCATACATGCTAGAGATTCAACTGGAGGTAAATATCAGGCATATACAGCACCGTACAATTCATCATATATATATCTCGACACTATAATATTATGTGCTTTGTAGTAGATATTTTCTCCATACATGAATGTCAACATAGTCTCGCGTTGCCAGACCCatctccacagcgcagcagagtaaggtctggctcctccacacacacattgcaggACAAGAGAaagaaacgctctgggttgtacaggtgaagcactgctacttgggcgcagAGTGCCTGGTCATCGATGGCAGTACCTTGTCCCACTCGCCACAGCACATACACTCTATTTCAGTCGGCATAGGTTGGCATATTTCCCCACACTCACACCACCAGTTTGTGTTGGCTCTCATCCTCACGTCCTCAGGCTGTTGAGCGATTgcaacctcctcctcctgtcgtTCTATTTCCAAAGCatgcagctcctcttctgaAAACTCTGGTTCGTAGAGGTATGGTTCTGGATCTTGACTGTCTGAGAAGTCATCCTCTTCGTCTCTCACAAAATCCGCCGTGTTAGTCGCCATTCACTATGTCTGCTGTAGGAAAAATAGCCCGCTAATATTCACGCCGGTATGTTGACGGAAGTTGGGGGGTTTCAGGTGTTGCGTGATATCTCTGCGACCAAGTAGTagtttcctatttacatgttgtgatttgtatagtcacagcgtgtaaaaataacaaggtcacatgagacacagccatcttctaactgtatacaaactgggaactatattctcagaaagacgAAGCagctgctacttgggcggagtgatttgcttgcagcacccGAGAAGCccagcaaatcactccgcccaagtaacAGAAGTAGCAGCTTAGCAGGGAGGGGGTCGTGTGCTTGCGACttacaaagatacataacagctacaagtgtatgcaTTATACCggatttaccctattatacATTATCGCCAGTAATTGATAGGTCAAACAGCAAATAGCCACCtacaaatagtctataaacaaagcatcaggctgtctttgagatttcacgTGAACAAAAGTTACTCAGGCTACCGAAGAATAGGCTACCATAATTCCTCCGTTCAATTAGGCCTAAGCGACGCACCCCAAGCTTCCATTCGTTTTGCCaacagtgtgttagcatttgaacaaagtgctgtgtgtccacagtgtgtgcagactgtagttacagTATTACCTGAGGCCTTTTGGAGGAGCaacactttttacattttagtttgTGATATCCCTGCAGGATAAACGGTCTCTGACATGTTCCGTTTGAGCTTCAACTTTACTCTGCAAACAAAAGTGTATTGGGAGTTGCACCTGGAATTGCCTATAGCCTGAAAAGAAACAACAAGAACACCAAAGGATGCAGCCAATGGCCAAGTGTAACTTTGCTTAAGATGCAAAGGtgttatatactatatatactgtcAGCTATTCCATCAATCAATAGATAATCTCTCTCAAGGGTTAAAGacgacacaagggttaacaaacagccatgtataTGGGCTCCTCCAGTCTCTTCACTACTGGCTGTTCCAATTTAACGGGAGAGAGGAGCaagactttaatggaaacctattaactccgccgccgttccggagcggatccgcagctgttccgcagttggtggaaattgggggttaggATCGTGACCGGCCTCTGACGAGCTGTTACCACCATCATCTACCAGAGGGgacattatttcttcagcttcttcttgcgtTGTCACCCCGGTGGGAGGTGTGCTAACAGGGCTTGCAGCAGGTGAATCGGCCGTGCTATTAACGCCATTGCTACACAGTTTCTTAGCAAAACCAAAATTAATTAAAcagccttgttttctttttgccatggctatatgatgctaactgcagaatggatttcaaggactttgcgCGCCGATTAATGGCCGCCaacgtttatattttttctatgaatctttgagttaacatgtactaaacatgAGTTGAATTTGCACCGCAGCGCCGCCACGCCTTGATGCTCATCACAACAATAGCATGTATGATTATCTTTATTAaagtgaattaggtttaaatcggcgtcatgcatgaatgaatgatatttttttgcaattttacatATAATAATCAACgatgatcacattacacaaaactgaaattgcaggtcaaaatgacacactgtCAATATGTTTAGAGACCTCCCCccaaaatttcacaaatcaTGTTTTCAGGGGAGCCCATGTCTTATTAAGGGTAGCCGAGCTCCCCCTAGCTCCCCCGTAGTTCGCACCGtgccaataagtcggcgtgttcctttaatctgcattgctatttgtactcgtGAATACGCAGTCCACAAGAAGTaatacgttttctttttttttggctcacttttactcacgaCATGCTATCCGGCAACAAAGGATTGCATTCacaatgctaagctaaactagcaGCGGCACTGCCGGAgtaagacaatgcatgcactgagacaaaaatttGTTTGCCCACGTCTAAAACTAGgggagacggtgaataacccCTATTTCAAAAAACGGTGGCGTGTTCCTTTCACTCCCCCACCATCTTGTCTCATCATGCCCCTTTGTTGTAGACCCATGCTGGAGATGACTATCCCCTCTGTGTTGGATCCTACTCTGGCTCCCCCTGGTTGCCATACGGTGTCACTGTTCAGCCAATTCACCCCCTACCACATAGAGGGCAGGGAGTGGACTGACCAGGACAGGGAGGCCTACGCAGACACTGGTTTGAAACACAAAATGATCCAAGAGTTCTAGCATGCTGTGCTTAAAGCTGATCTTAaactgattatatatatatatatatatatatatatatatatatatatatatatatatatatatatatatatatatatatatatattttttattatatgatGGCCGAGTTAGAAAGGAAAAAGGTTATCCCAAAATGAGACTGATATTTTAAGGCTACActctgtcttttttaaatgttgagaTTCCAAAATTGATAAAcagtgtttaaaataaatatacaatttAAATGTGTACTGATTAACCTGTTTCAGTGATAAAAGCCTGTGTTTGTCTCTTCAGCATTTGACTGGGTGGAGCAATACGCACCAGGGTTTAAAAAGTCGGTTGTGGGCAGGGACATCTTGGCTCCACCTGACCTGGAGAGGATCTTTGGGCTCACTGGAGGGGTACATACACTGTAGACATTGTAGAGCTGGGCAGCAGTTTGAATGTGGATCCACAATTAATTTGCTTGACACAACCGTCAACTGGATGAGGAAGTCATTTACATactctgcagtgtttttttgttcactATCTGCTCAGGGACAGACCTGTTGTATAAGCAGTTAATGGTTACAGACGGTTTTACCACAACCCATGAGTGAGAATCAAAGTTCATATCCGCTACATAAAGTGGCACAAGCTCACTGTTTTTTGCTTACAACTGTATGAGGCAGTCACTGAACAAGGCTACTTTTATCATAATAACATTACATCTTATAtcaagaaacaaaaagaaaagtaaacattttggttttgtatTTACAGAATATTTTCCATGGATCAATGTCGCTGGACCAGCTCTACCTAGCACGACCTTTGCCCTTTCTCTCAGACTACCGTTCACCAATTAAAGGGCTGTATCTGTGTGGCAGTGGCTCTCATCCAGGTTTGCTTTTAATGCTGAACCCTCAGCTGAATATTGAATTGCAAATGTGGCTCTAGGTTGTGTATATTGTAATGCAAGCACAATAATTGATGTTAAGTTGTCTGGTGTTAGAAGAGCACAGTTGATGAACCTTTGGATGAAAAACTGCTGATGATAAATTAAATAAGTCGCTTGATGATGTCAGGTGGCTGAGTAAACTGTTACTGATTTCCCCACACAGAACAAGACTGACTAATTCTTGTCCATTTTatacgtttgttttttttaggtggtGGTGTGATGGGTTCTCCTGGCTGGAACGCAGCGCTCGCTGTCATGGCTGACCTGAAGCGTCGCTGAAACATCTGATGCCATCAGTGTGTAATCAATCAGTGAATTTGACTGATTTGAGAAAATAATTCCAACTTCATTCCTCACTCCAACTATCTATCTGATCAGCTGTCTCTCCACCATATTATGTTTGTTAGGGTATCTGAAAAGAAAAAGGTTGATTCAATAATACAACTGACATAGGATGAAAGACGAGAGGGGAGACTCAATAAAAGAGGCTTTTAGGCTCTTTATACTGTAGGTCGTCCATGGCAAAAGTCCACTAGTCAATCACTCCTGATATTAAACACTAATGCAACGGTTGTTGTAACTCCTGTTATGAAGTCATCTAACTGAGTCAGTAGAAAATAACTGATACTAACGCAACAACATTATTGTTTTGGATTATCTTCTACATGTTGAAGACAAATCCATTTTAAGAATAACTGACAACTTGTCTCaatgaaattaactgttaatCTAATGATGGAAATGAAGCACAATGGGACTTTTTACAACTTTGTATGAATAAATTCAAATTATATCAAgctactgtttttcttttttctttttaactatgCATAAtgattatttgtgtgttttacatgaGATATCACAGCTGaatattttgacttgtcatggtAGGAAAACACAGGTGGTAGGCTACTAATTTTACTAAACATTAGCAATGGCTCTGTTGTATTCAAATGTCCCAGTAAGGGTCAGGACcatgaaactgaagcagctaaatggaatgcagccatcattcatttcattatttacatgTGTGCTTTTACTACTacgacatgtcaaaatgtccctCTGTGAAAAAGCACACAAATTCATGTTAGAATGAAGTTAATGTTAGGTGACTGTGGaatgtcgatatagactaccttcATAGTAAATGCAGGCTAATTCTGAAATGTACAGTTTGATTTAGAAAACacgttaaagcaacactaggtaacttttcccacttcagtccccctacaggttggaagcagaattgttctgctctgagtcacttccttttttctctcgaggcatcgacaacacagctgacaggttagcctctccctgttaatacacgtgctagaaagaggtttgctaatgtttaaaagaccacgccgaaatattcactctgacattctggctcTGCTTCGTCAAGTGGGATCTcagatcgtaatcagtccttcgctgaccaatcagcattcattagcagaatgctaccgtgttatgggcaacaacgactcaacctgtaagaaatttcgacctataatccatgttgaacttgcaaaaactacaatcaaatctgagatttctcaacgacaatcaggtgaaagagacaaatttagccctctagctccatagagggtcattcattttgcactggaccgtgatcacccccagtggaactctggtggaactgcaaccacattcggtacaatggggctgaatagggagtggaacggctttccgtagacgggctttggcgGAGCGCACAACTTCACACACTTGTCACACTGATGTCTAAAGAGCAGCCAAGCGGCACCACTACATGACGCACGACACCGCCACCTAGTGGCTAAAATATTGAACTGAAAATGAACCTTCttccagcaaacaaacaaacatatttcttttatatgttcAGAACATTTGAATTAAATACAAGAATAGaaaatacatactgtaggtaCCCAGAAATAAATATGATGGGGGTGTTCCATCAAATTCACCACCCGGCTACACTTGTAATAAACATTCGGTATCACaattattaatatcatattatgacaataaactgtatatcaatttaattaataatgatattatttttttttaattaatattatCATTCTTAATTATCGATAGAAGGCTATATACATGTAATTCTCTGTTGGTATTAACCATAGGCTGTTAATTTTACAGTCAATGGTATTAACTCACTATATAATATAGTGAGTTAATTAATAaatttaataatattttattgGACCTAAACCGTTCAATAATCGATAACGGtgtcctgtctctttaagacgcCGCTCAGGGTGGATCCAGCGTCGGCGTTTGACGCTCAGGAAGTGGACTAAACCACCAAAAGATTCCCGCAGATTCGGTATCGATTGTCCCAATGTTACAAACGTGTTCACACTGACCTAAACAATTGTTTAAATACTTTTTGTGGGATATTTGAGACGATAATGCTGGATGGTTGCACTCATGAAATTCACCAGAGATATATGCAGGCTGTTGGGACTCGGGAGCGGTAAGAAACGTCccactttttcaaaactttctAAACTCAACCACAAGTAAAAATTGATTCCGTAAGCGATAACGAAGCGCGTCTAACAATGCAACGGTGGATATTATCTAACACGCGGTTTATTAAACCGTTTATTTGTGATAGTATTCCGCAGTTGTCTTTGTCGTGAAGTTCAAATGTACTTCTTGGTTAAACAATGAAAGCTCCCCTCTTGCTAGTTACACccttgcttgcaccacttccaAGTTTGCGCAGTCGGTGCCATAAAGTTGTTGTAATAACGTATCTAAAACACTTTTCAGAGACTTTTACATTCACGACGGCAGTCAAGTATGCCTTATATACCAGGAGATGTGCGTaaaaggcctaaactaataCAGATTAAAAGTACATTCCACGGTGCATATTGGTATGATAACAATGCCTCAAATAAGTGGCAAATGCCATCTAGTCCAGAACTTGCGCAATGGTACATTTAGAATATGATTCAGAATCACGTTGTGTGTCTTTATATGTTATGTGCCCACACTTATGTCATGTTCCTCTTCTTGCTTCTCCGTATGTGTTTGGTTTCCATGTAGTGCAGGCTGTAGAGCAAGTTAGTTTACTGACTTAACGTTACTGTTATTCAAGCCACATTAGAGGCGGCTCAGCATCACTTGATGTTCATGATATAATTATGTGATTATATAATCTATGAAATGTGAATCTAAATCTGCGTATTCACATGTCACATTTAAACGTAAAACACATTAAGGGGTCACACCAGAGAGCAGACTGAATGTTTTGGTGGTTCTTTTTGATGAAGAGAGCTGTCATGTCACAAACTGTCCATGCCATGTCAACTTTGTAAAGACTCATCTCCATCCAAAACAATTCGATGAGTCACAGAGTCAGTTCACAAAATCACTTAAAACAAAACTGTGAAGCTGATTTCCAGGTTAGAGGATGATACACTTATTTACATTCCTGTTGAAAGAGCTCGCCTTTCAACTCAACACTAATTTAAGCAGTCTCCTTGAAGGGGAGAAACAGagacttttgttgcttttgtccACTGATTTGGGGTCTTTATTTGTTAGGACATTCTATTATAGTTaggatttaacaaaaaaaacagattcagcTAATGGGATGGAGCTGCGCGTTAGCAGTGGTTGTTTGACATTTGAGTAGTGAGCCAGACACGGACAGCTAAAATTCCTTACACTTTCTACGTATGTTTCGAGACATTAACTTCTTGTGATGATGGAATGGTAGACTCTTTACCAAAGCCAATGACACTTGGTGCTACAGATGCAAAAAACTTAGAGAAAAGTCCagcacactgaccattacgcaagcaataatttatttagaaaaatacaacgtttcggtctcagaccttc
This window contains:
- the pyroxd2 gene encoding pyridine nucleotide-disulfide oxidoreductase domain-containing protein 2, giving the protein MAAAVWTDRGRRAVAVVGTVTRSRSSHTALKSQYDALVIGGGHNGLVAAAYLQKGGLKTAVLERRHVLGGAAVTEEIFPGFLFSRCSYLLSLLRPHICADLELKKHGLKVYLRDPHAFTPLLEEGVSGAPPRSLTLGSDMAMNQMEIGKFSQKDAKAFPDFVAHLEKLAGAIQPLLDASPVDIPGVTTGSLRKRLAAAKTLMPIVKCGLKLGRNIPDFYEIITAPIMKILNRWFESEPLRATLATDAVIGAMTSPSNPGSGYVLLHHVMGELEKEKGAWGYVEGGMGGVSQAIASSARSYGVDIFTEKDVGQVLVGSDGAAKGVVLKDGTEIHSKVVLSNATPHVTFKNLTPQAALSPEFIRAVDQIDYTSPVTKINVAVDKLPNFLASPTPDDKPGPHHQCSIHLNCESVVLLETAYKEAINGRPSARPMLEMTIPSVLDPTLAPPGCHTVSLFSQFTPYHIEGREWTDQDREAYADTAFDWVEQYAPGFKKSVVGRDILAPPDLERIFGLTGGNIFHGSMSLDQLYLARPLPFLSDYRSPIKGLYLCGSGSHPGGGVMGSPGWNAALAVMADLKRR